AGCTTTTAATGATGACATAGAAAACCTAAAACTATCAAAAGATGAGGATGCAAAAGTGGGGCATAAGACTGAGGATAGTTCTTTTTTTGGATATAAATCACACCTTGCTATGAGTGAAGAACGTTTAATTACAGCAGCTGTTATTACAACTGGCGAAAAAAGTGATGGAAAGGAGCTCATAGCCTTAATAGAAAAAAGCCGTGAGGCTGGTATAGATGTTAATGAAGTAATTGGAGATACAGCTTATTCTGAAAAGAAAAATCTAGAATATGCAAAAGAAAATAAAATTGCATTAATTTCAAAACTAAATCCTGTAATTTCACAAGGAATGCGAAAAAAAGAAGATGAATTTGAGTTTAATAAAGATGCTGGTTTATTTGTATGTCCGGCAGGTCATATGGCTATTAAAAAAGCAAAACAGGGAAAGAAGAATGTTGGTAAAAATCAAGTGTTAACTTACTATTTTAATGTAGAAAAGTGTAAAAATTGTGTTCATAAAGATGGGTGTTATAAAGAAGGCGCTAAATCTAAAACTTATTCAGTTTCAATAAAGTCAAATACCCACAAAGATCAAATAGAGTTCGAAAAAAGTGAATATTTTAAAAAACGTGCTAGGGAGCGTTATATGATAGAGGCTAAAAATAGTGAACTTAAGCACCAACATGGCTATGATGTAGCAATATCGTCAGGCTTAATTAGCATGCAAATGCAAGGTGCATTATCAATCTTCACTGTGAATCTAAAGAGAATAATTAAGTTGAAAAGCATGAAATAGGGCTTTTAAAACTTAATTATAAAAGAAAAAGCATGAGATATCCAAAAATATGGATTCCTCATGCTTTTTCTATTCAAATTTGAAAACTCTACTGAAAAAAGAGTGCTTTTTTCAGTGGCCTCAAACCTATTGTGGTATTTTTTAATCGTAAATTATATTTATTATACAATAAATACAAATATTAAAAAAGCAATCGCCTTACCTCAACTAACTTTAAGGTATAGAGATTGCTTTTTATATATTTTATAGTTCTTTGTCATATTTCTTTAGCAATTTTTTTAAGTTTACTGACCTGTTCTTCTGTTCCTAGAACCACCATGGTATCACCCATTTTTAGTACCTGGTTAGAACTTGGGTTAAAAACTAATTTTTTATTGCTATCCTTATTAATGGCTAAAACTATTAGTCCTGTTTTTTCAGGAATTCTAGCTTCCATAAGACTCATATTTATTATAATTGAACCTTCACAAATAGTTACATCCTCTAAGTCTAAAATTAAATCTCCATCATGAGTTACTATATCCAAAAAAGCAATAACGGTAGGTCTAAGCATTAGAGCTGCCATTCTACTTCCGCCTATTTCATTTGGAGAAATTGTATTATTTGCACCTGCTTTTTTTAGCTTTTCATTTGCATTTTTATTTATAGCTCTAGATACAATATATAAATTGCTATTCATTTCTCTTGCGGTTAGGACAGTATAAACATTATCCGCGTCTGTAGACAATGAAGAAATAAGACCCTTAGCAAACTTTATTCCTACCTTATCTAATACCTCTTCCTCCGTGGCATCTCCTTGAATAGCATATATTTTATTTTCTATTAGCCCCTTTATTATTTCTTCATCTTTATCTATCACAACAAATGGAACATTGCTTTTTTGAAATTGTTTTATAGCATTTCCCCCTGTTTCACCACCTCCACATATTATATAGTGGTCTTTTAGCTTGGTTATCCCAACTTCCATACGTCTTCTCCTCCATGCATCTTTTAAATCTCCTTCTAAAAAATAAGATACTATGCTGCTAAATATATACCCAACAGTACCTAAACTTAAAAAAATAAGAAATATAGTAAAAAGCTTAGCATTTGCATCCATAATAGCCACTTCCGCATATCCTACTGTTGATATAGTTATAACAGTCATATATAATGCATCTACAA
This window of the Clostridium estertheticum genome carries:
- a CDS encoding potassium channel family protein, producing MEGYRKFNLVITILIALLLIGTLGYKLLLDVSIVDALYMTVITISTVGYAEVAIMDANAKLFTIFLIFLSLGTVGYIFSSIVSYFLEGDLKDAWRRRRMEVGITKLKDHYIICGGGETGGNAIKQFQKSNVPFVVIDKDEEIIKGLIENKIYAIQGDATEEEVLDKVGIKFAKGLISSLSTDADNVYTVLTAREMNSNLYIVSRAINKNANEKLKKAGANNTISPNEIGGSRMAALMLRPTVIAFLDIVTHDGDLILDLEDVTICEGSIIINMSLMEARIPEKTGLIVLAINKDSNKKLVFNPSSNQVLKMGDTMVVLGTEEQVSKLKKIAKEI
- a CDS encoding IS1182 family transposase, with translation MLKGQLEIKINTYHSLYSLIIPKDNILKQINDLVDFSFVYDELIINYSSSMGRGAINPIMLFKYLLLKVIYELSDEDVVERTLYDMSFKYFLNLAPEETNLINSSTLTKFRKLRLKDMNLLDLLINKTVELAIKEGVLKSKAIIVDATHTKSRYNQKSAGEELLKRAKNLRKTLYGVHPEIKEDLPNKVTNGVLEDILEYCKLLIDSINKNPEIVANPTVKTKLNYLTEAFNDDIENLKLSKDEDAKVGHKTEDSSFFGYKSHLAMSEERLITAAVITTGEKSDGKELIALIEKSREAGIDVNEVIGDTAYSEKKNLEYAKENKIALISKLNPVISQGMRKKEDEFEFNKDAGLFVCPAGHMAIKKAKQGKKNVGKNQVLTYYFNVEKCKNCVHKDGCYKEGAKSKTYSVSIKSNTHKDQIEFEKSEYFKKRARERYMIEAKNSELKHQHGYDVAISSGLISMQMQGALSIFTVNLKRIIKLKSMK